A DNA window from Actinokineospora baliensis contains the following coding sequences:
- a CDS encoding exonuclease SbcCD subunit D: MRVLHTSDWHVGRTFHGRDLLAEQETVLGGLADLVATERVEVLVVSGDLYDRAVPSAEAVDTCARVLHRIAEAGAQIVITPGNHDSAPRLGAFAAFAKAGGLHLRTAIANLHEPVLLDDKHGPVAFYGIPYLEPEVARHALGDPELRGHAAVLGEAMRRIKTDLSSRKTRSVVLAHAFVIGGETSDSERTIAVGGVPHVPGALFDGIDYAALGHLHGPQTLADHLRYSGSPMAYSFSEARHHKSVWLVELDQHGLAGVERRELPVPRALGTLRGQLEDLLVDPAHEPEVDKFLSIELTDQVRPIDAMRRLRERFPHALHLDWMPEGGKPRVRRFSETVKGRTDEEVACCFVQDTRNSPPTDTERALLREALAAVAGKERE, from the coding sequence ATGCGGGTCCTGCACACCTCCGACTGGCACGTGGGTCGCACGTTCCACGGCCGGGACCTGCTCGCCGAGCAGGAGACCGTGCTCGGCGGCCTGGCCGACCTGGTCGCCACCGAGCGGGTCGAGGTGCTGGTGGTCTCTGGCGACCTCTACGACCGAGCGGTGCCCTCAGCCGAGGCGGTCGACACCTGCGCCCGGGTGCTGCACCGGATCGCCGAGGCGGGCGCGCAGATCGTCATCACCCCGGGCAACCACGACTCGGCGCCCCGGCTCGGGGCCTTCGCCGCGTTCGCGAAGGCGGGCGGCCTGCACCTGCGGACGGCGATCGCAAACCTGCACGAGCCCGTCCTGCTCGACGACAAGCACGGTCCGGTCGCCTTCTACGGCATTCCCTACCTCGAGCCCGAGGTCGCCCGCCACGCTCTTGGGGACCCTGAGCTGCGCGGCCACGCCGCCGTTCTCGGCGAGGCCATGCGTCGGATCAAAACCGACCTCTCTTCGCGTAAGACGCGATCGGTGGTGCTCGCGCACGCGTTCGTCATCGGCGGTGAGACCAGCGATTCGGAGCGCACCATCGCCGTAGGCGGTGTCCCGCACGTGCCCGGCGCGCTCTTCGACGGCATCGACTACGCGGCCCTAGGGCACCTGCACGGCCCGCAGACCCTCGCCGACCACCTCCGCTACTCGGGCAGCCCTATGGCGTATTCGTTCTCCGAAGCGCGCCACCACAAATCGGTATGGCTCGTCGAGCTCGACCAGCACGGCCTCGCGGGCGTAGAGCGTCGAGAGTTGCCTGTGCCGCGCGCGCTGGGCACCTTGCGCGGACAGCTAGAGGACCTCTTGGTAGACCCGGCGCACGAGCCCGAGGTCGACAAGTTCCTCTCTATAGAGCTCACCGACCAGGTGCGCCCGATCGACGCCATGCGCAGGCTGCGTGAGCGCTTCCCGCACGCACTGCACCTGGACTGGATGCCTGAAGGCGGTAAGCCGCGCGTCCGTCGGTTCAGCGAGACTGTCAAAGGGCGCACGGACGAGGAAGTCGCGTGCTGCTTCGTCCAGGACACCCGCAACAGCCCGCCGACCGACACCGAGCGCGCGCTGCTCCGGGAGGCTCTTGCTGCCGTCGCAGGTAAGGAGCGCGAGTGA
- a CDS encoding AAA family ATPase — MRLHHLELTAFGPFVNRETVDFDALGAEGLFLLHGDTGAGKTTLLDAVAFALFGAVPGARAEARRLRCDYADPDTHTEVTLELTVQQHRLRITRSPEYERPKKRGGGTTKQNAKASLTWVGKAPSGHQPEGVTRIDEVARVVERLLGMTKEQFFQVVLLPQGEFARFLRSSTEDREKLLEKLFGTEHFERVEQWFRDQRRELGRERDERLTATNVLLARFAQAAGIEPPDQPEMAWLEVVLTDAEKAATNAAEAATATGRRRDRADEALVDGRDLQQRVKRVHRAVNGLAELAHQAADRAAWRDELAAAERAVPVVAATEQLMTLERRADDADGVVTARAEAVAGWGYTEADAALPTLRESVGKLREEAGGLATLVAEAERQHADKRRFRDLVLREEEVRAQVADAEKKLALYPDRIKKAREDLTAATTARAELVGLRARRSEIDAALGNRKALPGAQKAVVGAEDAQRAATDAHQSAREEVQRLRQLRLDGMAAELAAGLSDNHPCPVCGGRDHPNPASTPTGAATAADERKAQAAEVAALRVREQSGATLTKARAAVDVLNERLAPWGGHDLATAYTDADKAYTRANDIASRHPALDRALRNVEREQEALRDGHAKQDREAARLASEAAELKSAIDRRETIVDQARGTHASVADHRHHVLETVTAIDALIEAHTAALTAHDRVREQRDALTDTVSSAGFAELAEALAAARTEPIIDKLRTRITEAAEAEQQHRSTLLEPELFGLEADLDVDLAPLLARAAAAREDAEEAVAVARETSSRLEQLSGLGGRLRVAWAELEPLEAEYAELDALTDVVNGRGQNSTKMSLRSYVLAARLEEVATAASSRLRKMTQGRYSFEHSAEAGARGTRGGLGLDVLDDYSGMTRPAKTLSGGESFVASLALALGLADVVAAESGGGALLDTLFVDEGFGTLDAGTLDEVMAILDELRDGGRVVGVVSHVDELRQRIPTRVRVRKGRGGSALELTV; from the coding sequence GTGAGGCTGCACCACCTGGAGTTGACGGCGTTCGGGCCCTTCGTGAACAGGGAGACCGTCGACTTCGACGCTCTAGGTGCCGAGGGCCTGTTCCTCCTGCACGGAGACACCGGCGCGGGTAAGACCACCTTGCTCGACGCGGTCGCTTTCGCTCTCTTTGGGGCGGTTCCGGGCGCGCGCGCCGAGGCCAGGCGGTTGCGGTGCGACTACGCGGACCCGGACACACACACCGAGGTGACGCTGGAACTGACGGTCCAGCAACACAGGCTCCGCATCACGCGTAGCCCAGAGTACGAACGCCCTAAGAAGCGCGGCGGCGGCACTACGAAGCAGAACGCCAAAGCATCGTTGACTTGGGTCGGGAAGGCCCCCTCTGGCCACCAGCCTGAGGGTGTGACGCGGATCGACGAGGTGGCCCGCGTCGTCGAGCGGCTGCTCGGGATGACCAAGGAACAGTTCTTCCAGGTGGTGCTGCTGCCGCAAGGCGAGTTCGCCCGATTCCTGCGGTCGTCCACTGAGGACCGGGAGAAGCTGCTCGAGAAGTTGTTCGGCACCGAGCACTTCGAGCGGGTCGAGCAGTGGTTCCGCGACCAGCGCCGCGAACTCGGGCGTGAACGCGACGAACGCCTGACGGCGACCAACGTGCTGCTCGCCCGGTTCGCCCAGGCGGCGGGGATCGAGCCGCCGGACCAGCCGGAGATGGCCTGGCTGGAGGTGGTCCTGACCGACGCCGAGAAAGCGGCGACCAACGCCGCCGAAGCGGCCACGGCGACCGGTAGGCGGCGTGACCGGGCCGACGAGGCGCTGGTCGACGGTCGCGACCTGCAGCAGCGGGTGAAGCGCGTCCACCGGGCGGTCAACGGCCTCGCCGAGCTGGCACACCAGGCAGCCGACCGTGCCGCGTGGCGGGACGAGTTGGCGGCCGCTGAGCGCGCGGTCCCGGTCGTCGCGGCCACCGAGCAACTGATGACGCTGGAACGCCGCGCGGACGACGCGGACGGCGTAGTCACCGCCCGCGCTGAAGCCGTTGCCGGGTGGGGCTATACCGAGGCAGACGCCGCATTGCCGACACTGCGCGAGTCCGTGGGCAAGCTGCGCGAAGAAGCCGGTGGCTTGGCGACCCTCGTGGCCGAGGCCGAACGCCAGCACGCCGACAAGCGTCGGTTCCGCGACCTGGTTCTACGCGAAGAGGAAGTCCGCGCGCAGGTAGCGGACGCCGAGAAGAAGTTGGCTCTATACCCAGACAGGATCAAGAAGGCACGAGAAGACCTAACGGCCGCGACGACCGCGCGCGCTGAGTTGGTCGGCTTGCGCGCTCGCCGGTCTGAGATCGACGCGGCCCTAGGTAACCGAAAGGCCCTACCTGGCGCGCAGAAGGCCGTAGTCGGCGCAGAAGACGCCCAACGCGCAGCCACGGACGCACACCAGTCCGCCCGCGAAGAGGTCCAACGCCTCCGCCAACTCCGCTTGGACGGAATGGCAGCAGAACTTGCGGCAGGCCTATCCGACAACCACCCCTGCCCGGTCTGCGGAGGCCGCGACCACCCGAACCCAGCGTCAACCCCCACGGGCGCCGCGACCGCTGCCGACGAACGGAAAGCCCAGGCAGCCGAGGTAGCGGCTCTGCGCGTGCGTGAGCAGTCAGGCGCCACTCTCACCAAGGCCCGCGCCGCCGTCGATGTACTCAACGAGCGCCTTGCCCCTTGGGGCGGACACGACCTAGCAACCGCCTACACCGACGCCGACAAGGCGTACACCCGCGCCAATGACATCGCCTCACGCCACCCGGCCCTAGATCGCGCCCTGCGCAACGTCGAGCGCGAACAGGAAGCCCTGCGCGACGGGCACGCCAAGCAAGACCGTGAGGCTGCCAGGCTCGCCTCTGAGGCCGCCGAACTGAAGTCCGCCATAGACCGCCGAGAAACCATTGTCGACCAGGCCCGTGGCACCCACGCCTCCGTAGCCGACCACCGCCACCACGTCCTCGAGACAGTCACCGCCATAGACGCCTTGATCGAGGCGCACACCGCAGCCCTTACTGCCCACGACCGCGTCCGTGAGCAGCGCGACGCTCTTACAGACACGGTCTCCTCGGCTGGCTTCGCCGAGCTAGCGGAAGCTCTTGCCGCTGCTCGCACAGAGCCGATTATCGACAAACTGCGAACCCGGATCACAGAAGCCGCCGAAGCCGAACAGCAACACCGGTCGACCCTCCTAGAGCCCGAACTCTTCGGCCTAGAGGCAGACCTGGACGTCGACCTGGCCCCGCTACTCGCCCGCGCTGCGGCTGCTCGTGAAGACGCCGAGGAGGCGGTTGCTGTCGCGCGAGAGACGAGCTCCCGGTTGGAGCAACTGTCCGGCCTTGGAGGCCGACTGAGGGTGGCCTGGGCCGAGCTGGAGCCGCTAGAGGCCGAGTACGCGGAGCTGGACGCACTGACGGACGTGGTCAACGGACGCGGCCAGAACTCCACAAAGATGTCGCTGCGCTCCTACGTGCTGGCAGCACGCCTAGAGGAAGTCGCCACAGCCGCGTCTTCGCGCCTGCGCAAGATGACCCAGGGGCGGTACTCGTTCGAGCATTCGGCTGAGGCGGGTGCCCGCGGTACGCGCGGCGGGCTGGGGCTCGACGTGCTGGACGACTACTCGGGGATGACCCGACCCGCGAAGACGTTGTCGGGTGGGGAGTCGTTCGTGGCTTCGCTGGCGCTGGCGCTCGGGTTGGCGGACGTGGTGGCGGCGGAGAGCGGGGGAGGGGCGTTGCTGGACACCTTGTTCGTGGACGAGGGGTTCGGGACGCTGGACGCGGGGACGCTGGATGAGGTGATGGCGATCCTGGATGAGCTGAGGGATGGGGGGCGGGTGGTGGGGGTCGTGTCGCATGTGGACGAGTTGCGGCAGCGGATTCCTACGCGGGTGCGGGTGCGGAAGGGGCGGGGTGGGTCTGCGCTGGAGTTGACGGTGTAG
- the rmuC gene encoding DNA recombination protein RmuC, with product MTAVLGTIVAVLVLLLVAAGALFWRLYTEAQRRAEDARAEVAAERRRSDGHQSALRRYEVAFASISGRGELGEQVLVETARALGLREGLHYTLQTDVAGGGAARPDLLLVVGDDRRVPVDAKMSMATWAEAVETDDAEERLDALRVHVRNIRSRAAELSGKGYQRWADAIYGTIMFVPSDAAVVAALDTDPTLLRWLLDRRVFLCGPTGFAVLASAALFAATERTIAADVAAVRANAAGAHRTASAAIDAVNLSSTHLQRFLSARRRELDALEQFRSAVTPLSDAAGTPTPVPELRRVEEALVAGGEPEELTG from the coding sequence GTGACCGCCGTGCTCGGCACCATCGTCGCCGTGCTCGTCCTGCTGCTGGTGGCCGCGGGCGCGCTGTTCTGGCGGCTCTACACCGAGGCGCAGCGCCGCGCCGAGGACGCCCGCGCCGAGGTGGCCGCAGAGCGCCGCCGCTCGGACGGGCACCAGTCCGCGCTGCGCCGCTACGAGGTCGCCTTCGCCTCCATCAGCGGTCGGGGCGAACTGGGCGAGCAGGTCCTGGTCGAGACCGCGCGGGCGCTCGGGCTGCGCGAGGGCCTGCATTACACGCTGCAGACGGACGTTGCGGGCGGAGGCGCCGCGAGACCGGACCTGCTGCTCGTGGTCGGCGACGACCGGCGGGTGCCGGTCGACGCCAAGATGAGCATGGCCACCTGGGCCGAAGCCGTGGAGACCGACGACGCCGAGGAGCGGCTGGACGCGCTGCGCGTGCACGTGCGCAACATCCGCTCGCGCGCGGCGGAGCTGTCCGGCAAGGGCTACCAGCGCTGGGCGGACGCGATCTACGGGACGATCATGTTCGTCCCGTCCGACGCCGCCGTGGTCGCCGCGCTCGACACCGACCCGACGCTGCTGCGCTGGCTGCTCGACCGGCGCGTGTTCCTCTGCGGGCCGACCGGTTTCGCGGTGCTGGCCTCCGCCGCGCTGTTCGCGGCCACCGAACGCACCATCGCCGCCGACGTCGCCGCGGTGCGCGCGAACGCCGCTGGTGCACACCGCACGGCATCGGCCGCGATCGATGCGGTCAACCTGTCCAGCACCCACCTGCAGCGGTTCCTGTCCGCACGCCGCCGGGAACTGGACGCACTGGAGCAGTTCCGCTCCGCGGTCACCCCGCTCAGCGACGCCGCGGGCACTCCGACGCCGGTCCCGGAGCTGCGCCGGGTCGAGGAGGCACTGGTCGCTGGAGGTGAACCGGAGGAGTTGACCGGCTGA
- a CDS encoding DUF6542 domain-containing protein, producing the protein MTATRDRRSDLDDSRAEPAWDERPILGRSRGLPWWGAVLLAFGLTALAAVVDMQLQDTLGKIFQGTYIISCIAAICLVRRANLFGPMVQPPLVFAITAIVANVALAPADDGGLKKLLLTIGIPLTSNFPTMALTTGITIGLGVVRLFTQRDPARGEKAVRARSDSRPGPRTGSRERGAGARKPRETRERD; encoded by the coding sequence GTGACCGCGACCCGCGATCGCCGAAGCGATCTAGACGACTCCCGCGCCGAACCCGCCTGGGACGAACGCCCCATCCTGGGCCGCTCGCGCGGGCTCCCCTGGTGGGGAGCGGTGCTGCTCGCCTTCGGCCTCACCGCCCTGGCCGCCGTGGTCGACATGCAACTGCAGGACACCCTCGGCAAGATCTTCCAAGGCACCTACATCATCAGCTGCATCGCCGCGATCTGCCTGGTCAGGCGCGCGAACCTGTTCGGCCCGATGGTGCAGCCACCGCTGGTCTTCGCCATCACGGCCATCGTGGCCAACGTGGCGCTCGCCCCTGCCGATGACGGTGGGCTGAAGAAGCTCTTGCTGACGATCGGGATCCCGCTGACGAGCAACTTCCCGACGATGGCGCTGACCACGGGGATCACGATCGGGCTCGGGGTGGTGCGGTTGTTCACGCAGCGCGATCCGGCTCGGGGTGAGAAGGCGGTGCGTGCGCGTTCTGACTCTCGTCCTGGTCCCAGGACTGGTTCTCGGGAGCGGGGCGCTGGGGCGCGGAAGCCTCGGGAGACTCGAGAGCGGGATTAG